In Eretmochelys imbricata isolate rEreImb1 chromosome 14, rEreImb1.hap1, whole genome shotgun sequence, a genomic segment contains:
- the LOC144274240 gene encoding ankyrin repeat domain-containing protein 40-like — translation MSGPLEERELQERLREAAALGDLEEVRRLLRSGADVNSPNEINGWTCLHWACKRNHAEVVSCLIDAGADKGILTAKGELAAQLTSKKEIRKIMGVEENEFQEVEDLNLPIVANYLASPPFPYVYTKESNSIPAISTASQNESTSVSFVSLCETSPCSSATQVESICTSMSSHSEDCFPVVQSKEGQPTPSAPIVVPEYPKPRVQNGPICQPSMSHNRGLFSPVASKQPASQQQNGSPTGAAPTFQPLFFTGTFPYNMQELVLKVRIQNLRENDFIEIELDRQELTYQDLLKVSCCELGVNQEQVEKIRKLPNTLVRKDKDVARLQDFQELELVLMKSDNSPFRNAASTLTERSCYNSKASKLTY, via the exons ATGAGCGGCCCCCTGGAGGAGCGGGAGCTgcaggagaggctgcgggaagcggccGCTCTGGGGGACCTGGAGGAGGTGCGGCGCCTGCTGCGGAGCGGGGCGGACGTCAACTCCCCAAATGAGATCAACGGCTG GACTTGTTTGCACTGGGCATGCAAACGGAACCATGCTGAAGTGGTCTCTTGCCTGATTGATGCTGGTGCTGATAAGGGGATTCTCACAGCTAAAGGAGAACTGGCAGCCCAGTTAAcgtcaaagaaagaaatcaggaAGATTATGGGAG TGGAGGAAAATGAAtttcaagaagtggaagacttAAACTTGCCAATTGTTGCGAACTATTTGGCCAGTCCACCCTTCCCTTATGTTTACACTAAAGAAAGCAACAGCATTCCAGCCATCTCAACAGCATCCCAGAATGAAAGCACTTCCGTCTCTTTTGTTTCTCTGTGTGAAACTAGTCCTTGCTCATCAGCAACTCAGGTCGAAAGCATATGCACATCCATGTCGTCACACAGCGAAGATTGTTTTCCTGTGGTACAATCTAAGGAAGGCCAGCCCACCCCATCAGCACCCATCGTGGTGCCAGAATATCCAAAACCTAGAGTCCAGAATGGCCCCATTTGTCAGCCATCTATGTCTCATAATAGAGGCCTCTTTTCTCCAGTAGCATCTAAACAGCCTGCATCTCAGCAACAGAATGGCTCTCCTACTGGGGCTGCACCAACATTTCAGCCACTTTTCTTCACCGGAACTTTTCCATATAATATGCAAG aaCTGGTGCTTAAGGTAAGAATTCAGAACCTTAGGGAAAATGACTTCATTGAGATTGAATTAGACAGACAAGAACTGACCTATCAGGATCTACTCAAAGTCAGTTGCTGTGAACTGGGTGTTAATCAAGAGCAAGTGGAGAAGATTAGGAAGTTACCAAATACGTTGGTAAGAAAG GACAAAGATGTTGCAAGACTTCAAGATTTTCAAGAACTGGAGCTGGTTCTAATGAAAAGTGACAACTCTCCTTTTAGAAATGCTGCATCAACACTGACGGAGAGGTCTTGCTACAATAGTAAAGCATCAAAGCTGACTTACTGA